The following are encoded together in the Desulfovibrio aminophilus genome:
- a CDS encoding sigma 54-interacting transcriptional regulator: MLQDKTKSYELLLKINNAIVHQTSRETLFNALARELRSLIPYDRFSINLYDAERKYLTYFATAAGIPLSGISNQPRPLEKGIFAHMVIRTREPLVIPDLTRQTYFTSVDNMLLVGLTATMVFPLLVRNTVLGSIHLSFRQAPENMDALAEFCRELSTQVALAVDNMLSHTKLKEMNEQLQRQKTYLLKQSDDGYEMSNLEFVSPAMNEIMAQVEMVAGTDAPVILTGETGTGKDFIARHIHKISQRRDGLLVKVNCPALAPSLFESELFGHSKGAFTGAGGQRVGRFEMADGGTVFLDEIGDLPLPLQAKLLHVLQDQTFERVGDSRSIRVNFRVIAATNKNLEDCIRERTFRSDLFYRLSTIALHLPPLRERPEDIPPLLRALNASQARLLHRPAPRYPDEVVDDICRHPWPGNIRELKNLVSRMIIMRPGQEVSREDIRGHLGEVVAETPGVRFPTLDEAECAHIAKALARSGGMVGGSKGAASLLGVPRSTLQYRMRRCGLSAEEFRPRGAVREA, from the coding sequence ATGCTGCAAGACAAGACCAAGAGCTATGAGCTGCTGCTCAAGATCAACAACGCCATCGTGCACCAGACCTCGCGCGAGACCCTGTTCAACGCCCTGGCCCGCGAATTGCGCAGCCTCATCCCCTACGACCGCTTCAGCATCAATCTCTATGACGCCGAGCGGAAATACCTGACCTATTTCGCCACCGCCGCGGGCATTCCCCTGAGCGGCATCAGCAACCAGCCTCGGCCCCTGGAGAAGGGCATCTTCGCCCATATGGTCATCCGCACCCGTGAGCCGCTCGTCATCCCGGACCTGACCAGACAGACCTATTTCACCTCGGTGGACAACATGCTCCTGGTCGGGCTCACCGCCACCATGGTCTTTCCGCTGCTGGTGCGGAACACCGTGCTCGGCTCCATCCACCTCTCCTTCCGCCAGGCCCCGGAGAACATGGACGCCCTGGCCGAGTTCTGCCGGGAGCTGTCCACCCAGGTGGCCCTCGCCGTGGACAACATGCTCTCGCACACCAAGCTCAAGGAGATGAACGAACAGCTCCAGCGCCAGAAGACGTATCTGCTCAAGCAGAGCGACGACGGCTACGAGATGAGCAACCTGGAGTTCGTCAGCCCGGCCATGAACGAGATCATGGCCCAGGTGGAGATGGTCGCGGGAACGGACGCCCCGGTGATTCTCACCGGCGAGACGGGCACGGGCAAGGACTTCATCGCCCGGCACATCCACAAGATCAGCCAGCGCCGCGACGGCCTGCTGGTGAAGGTGAACTGCCCGGCCCTGGCGCCGTCGCTCTTCGAGTCCGAGCTCTTCGGCCATTCCAAGGGAGCCTTCACCGGGGCCGGCGGTCAGCGCGTGGGCCGCTTCGAGATGGCCGACGGCGGGACCGTGTTCCTGGACGAGATCGGGGACCTGCCCCTGCCGCTGCAGGCCAAGCTCCTGCACGTGCTCCAGGACCAGACCTTCGAGCGGGTGGGCGACAGCCGCTCCATCCGGGTCAACTTCCGGGTCATCGCGGCCACCAACAAGAATCTGGAGGACTGCATCCGGGAACGCACCTTCCGCTCGGACCTTTTCTATCGCCTGAGCACCATCGCCCTGCACCTGCCGCCCCTGCGCGAGCGGCCCGAGGACATCCCGCCGCTTCTGCGGGCGCTCAACGCGAGCCAGGCCCGGCTCCTGCACCGTCCCGCCCCGCGCTATCCCGACGAGGTGGTGGACGACATCTGTCGCCATCCCTGGCCGGGCAACATCCGCGAACTGAAGAACCTGGTCAGCAGGATGATCATCATGCGGCCGGGGCAGGAGGTCTCCCGCGAGGACATCCGGGGCCACCTGGGCGAGGTGGTGGCGGAAACCCCCGGCGTGCGCTTCCCGACCCTGGACGAGGCCGAGTGCGCGCACATCGCCAAGGCCCTGGCCCGGTCGGGCGGCATGGTGGGAGGGTCGAAGGGCGCGGCCTCGCTGCTCGGGGTGCCGCGTTCCACCCTGCAGTACAGGATGCGCCGGTGCGGGTTGTCCGCGGAGGAGTTCCGCCCCCGGGGCGCCGTCCGCGAGGCCTAG
- a CDS encoding sigma-54 dependent transcriptional regulator, which yields MSDRTILFIAEPQAVSSVFPTLKEAGVQAGLADTLAGALNFIKKTSPLLIFTRPAMQGYSAADLLAEAAAHEGFPPVIVFTKNGSTDEAQRFLDLGARDYWLEPLVWDKIRLILPREAPEAPAEEPEEPRPAPRPQASPRFQVIGKHQAVLRVLALARQVARSKATVLISGESGTGKEMIARFLHHHSERADQPFVAINCAALPEHLLESELFGHEKGAFTGAINRKLGKFELADGGTLLLDEITEMDLGLQAKLLRVLQEGEIDRVGGVETVRVDVRVLATTNRDIEESVREKKFRQDLFYRLNVIPIKLPRLAERGEDVLVLADFFRDKYCAAYGLSRLAFTEDAKQWLLDYEWPGNVRELQNLMERAVLLAGSGPIRPAHFLMDSESWAPEEESPAADAVPAAPRTPGEALSVMPLHEMEKALILKSLDETRGNRTQAAELLGISVRTLRNKLNEYRQQGLEID from the coding sequence ATGTCGGATCGGACCATTCTCTTCATCGCCGAACCCCAGGCCGTAAGCAGCGTGTTTCCCACGCTCAAGGAGGCCGGAGTCCAGGCCGGCCTGGCCGACACCCTCGCCGGGGCGCTGAATTTCATCAAGAAGACCTCGCCGCTGCTCATCTTCACCCGGCCCGCCATGCAGGGCTACTCGGCCGCCGACCTGCTGGCCGAGGCCGCGGCGCACGAGGGCTTTCCGCCGGTGATCGTCTTCACCAAGAACGGCTCCACCGACGAGGCCCAGCGCTTCCTGGACTTGGGCGCGCGCGACTACTGGCTGGAGCCCCTGGTCTGGGACAAAATCCGACTCATCCTGCCCAGGGAGGCCCCCGAGGCCCCGGCCGAGGAGCCCGAGGAGCCCCGCCCGGCACCGCGCCCCCAGGCCTCGCCGCGCTTCCAGGTCATCGGCAAACACCAGGCCGTGCTGCGCGTCCTGGCCCTGGCCCGGCAGGTGGCCCGCTCCAAGGCCACGGTGCTCATCTCCGGCGAGTCCGGCACGGGCAAGGAGATGATCGCCCGCTTCCTGCACCACCACTCCGAGCGGGCGGACCAGCCCTTCGTGGCCATCAACTGCGCGGCCCTGCCCGAGCATCTGCTGGAGTCCGAACTCTTCGGCCACGAAAAGGGCGCCTTCACCGGAGCCATCAACCGCAAGCTCGGCAAGTTCGAGCTGGCCGACGGCGGCACCCTGCTCCTGGACGAGATCACCGAGATGGACCTGGGCCTGCAGGCCAAGCTCCTGCGCGTGCTCCAGGAAGGGGAGATCGACCGCGTGGGCGGGGTGGAGACCGTGCGGGTGGACGTGCGCGTGCTGGCCACCACCAACCGGGACATCGAGGAGTCCGTGCGGGAGAAGAAGTTCCGCCAGGACCTCTTCTACCGGCTGAACGTCATCCCCATCAAGCTGCCGCGCCTGGCCGAGCGCGGCGAGGACGTGCTCGTCCTGGCCGACTTCTTCCGCGACAAGTACTGCGCGGCCTACGGCCTGTCCCGCCTGGCCTTCACCGAGGACGCCAAGCAGTGGCTCCTGGACTACGAGTGGCCGGGCAACGTGCGCGAACTCCAGAACCTCATGGAGCGCGCCGTGCTCCTGGCCGGTTCCGGGCCCATCCGTCCGGCCCACTTCCTCATGGACTCCGAGTCCTGGGCCCCGGAGGAGGAATCCCCGGCCGCGGACGCGGTCCCGGCCGCGCCCCGGACTCCCGGCGAGGCCCTTTCGGTCATGCCCCTGCACGAAATGGAGAAGGCCCTCATCCTCAAGAGCCTGGACGAGACGCGCGGCAACCGCACCCAGGCCGCCGAGCTCCTGGGCATCTCCGTGCGCACCCTGCGCAACAAGCTCAACGAATATCGCCAGCAGGGCCTGGAAATCGACTAG
- a CDS encoding SGNH/GDSL hydrolase family protein, translating to MRKKLLNLLLALTSVGLVYALVEFLLFPLLLPFLSPAAYHSFPRDMRLPGQTSKAGLLPRPGYLALAGDSYAQGKGDWFIDLGYDRASRFQAAHLLQDALGRDVVSFGRSGAGSVDGLILEPLQDLRAMRRRGLKIPDPGCLLLYFYEGNDLQNNGSFLRRYFDPFHPREDLRRPGVFRAFLDDMTTRFASGASTEPGDDLLFSNLVLRFLRDHVWYRLTRRVVDPDPPMPPGIVNAAVVGGRAVFLPDRLQAPPLDEPGADDSLFVFEQSVLYIRDALPKTRCVVVYVPSPLACYALSAARVRTYDRPDVDHTPAQVAAGSDQLAAHVRAFAEGNGLGFIDTRPEVRAAAARELLHGPRDWDHFNKAGYEAFARGIEDGLTRGACGPGAQP from the coding sequence ATGCGGAAGAAACTCCTCAACCTGCTCCTCGCACTCACGAGCGTGGGCCTCGTCTACGCGCTGGTGGAGTTTCTGCTCTTCCCCCTGCTGCTGCCGTTCCTGTCCCCCGCCGCGTACCACTCCTTCCCCCGCGACATGCGCCTCCCCGGCCAGACCTCCAAGGCCGGGCTGCTGCCCAGGCCGGGCTATCTGGCCCTGGCCGGGGACTCCTATGCCCAGGGCAAGGGCGACTGGTTCATCGACCTCGGCTACGATCGCGCGTCGCGGTTTCAGGCCGCGCACCTGCTTCAGGACGCCCTGGGACGCGACGTGGTCTCCTTCGGCCGCAGCGGCGCGGGCAGCGTGGACGGCCTCATCCTGGAGCCGCTTCAGGACCTGCGCGCCATGCGGCGGCGGGGGCTGAAGATCCCGGACCCCGGCTGCCTGCTGCTCTATTTCTACGAAGGCAACGATCTGCAGAACAACGGCAGCTTCCTGCGCCGCTACTTCGATCCCTTCCACCCCCGGGAGGATCTGCGGCGGCCCGGAGTGTTCCGCGCCTTCCTGGACGACATGACGACCCGTTTCGCCTCGGGCGCGTCCACCGAACCCGGCGACGACCTGCTCTTCAGCAACCTCGTGCTGCGCTTCCTGCGCGACCATGTCTGGTACCGGCTGACCCGGCGCGTGGTGGACCCCGATCCGCCGATGCCGCCCGGCATCGTCAACGCCGCCGTGGTGGGCGGACGGGCGGTGTTCCTGCCCGACCGGCTCCAGGCGCCGCCCCTGGACGAGCCAGGGGCCGATGACTCCCTGTTCGTCTTCGAACAGAGCGTCCTGTACATCCGCGACGCCCTGCCGAAGACCCGCTGCGTGGTGGTCTACGTGCCCTCGCCCCTGGCCTGCTACGCCTTGTCGGCGGCCCGGGTGCGGACCTACGACCGGCCGGACGTCGACCACACCCCGGCCCAGGTGGCCGCGGGAAGCGACCAGCTGGCGGCCCATGTGCGGGCCTTCGCGGAGGGCAACGGCCTGGGCTTCATCGACACCCGGCCGGAGGTGCGCGCCGCCGCCGCGCGGGAGCTGCTCCACGGCCCGCGCGACTGGGACCACTTCAACAAGGCCGGCTACGAGGCCTTCGCGCGGGGCATCGAGGACGGTCTGACCCGGGGAGCCTGCGGCCCGGGGGCCCAGCCGTGA
- a CDS encoding glycosyltransferase: MIGRSVPVFCYHNVSDMDGLAPARFEEHLRAVASAGYRTIGAVELLEIALGKRSQRGRCCVLTFDDAHLSNWLVAAPLLRKHGMTGVFFALADFTLPGTARTTATAPALLPMPESFRLALSGDMSQFMNEAELKALVRDYGMEVHAHGRRHQGTFRTLTPRSVVGGRKAHWSAHGIYDPVEPGLPIFDVGSAYVYDGFWPGRDERGPRFRLRSEEERRAFCREDFRVSLERMREINGGGPQLFCWPWGQFDAVSEEELKRAGFDGAFSLERGPNARGTDPFRLKRIGVSARKSGAWVRARLAMYGTTPGARVFFKFFRKRPEPRTVLLATDSTKLSGGSRQLVNNAEALREMGLTVLAAVPEASALASELRRAGVPVLPWDRFRDPRATAGFFRTVSREQGLDVLHVFHNHAYKPAILARLLGARYKLFLNRGVIFKPNLLAGLWARLSSGFICNSLECARVLRRHGVAKGRLNVVYNSFLFDGPPPGEVPQRRKRGLRVIYVGNEAPAKGFDVFVASIAALQASGLAKDMEFVACGTRPAEAVLPGLPPGVAERLRLTGAIPHGEVLRELAAADVLALTSRQESLPNVLLEAFMAGLPVVCTSVGGIPELVRHEVNGLLCQSEDSLGLAEAYYVLAGDPAARLRMGRINRRIVTGLLDNRTKGRNLVRVYSGERLYAPLPIDELAASVPMPEAGEAGCPGHETD, translated from the coding sequence GTGATCGGCCGCAGCGTCCCGGTCTTCTGTTACCACAACGTCTCGGACATGGACGGTCTGGCCCCGGCCCGCTTCGAGGAACATCTCCGGGCCGTCGCCTCGGCCGGATACCGCACCATCGGCGCGGTGGAGCTCCTGGAGATCGCGCTCGGCAAGCGGTCCCAGCGCGGCCGCTGCTGCGTGCTGACCTTCGACGACGCGCACCTCTCCAACTGGCTGGTGGCGGCGCCGCTGTTGCGCAAGCACGGCATGACCGGCGTGTTCTTCGCCCTCGCGGACTTCACGCTCCCGGGCACGGCGCGCACCACGGCCACGGCCCCGGCGCTGCTCCCCATGCCCGAGTCCTTCCGCCTGGCCCTGTCCGGCGACATGTCCCAGTTCATGAACGAGGCCGAACTCAAGGCCCTGGTCCGGGACTACGGCATGGAGGTCCATGCCCACGGCCGCAGACACCAGGGAACCTTCCGCACGCTCACGCCCCGGAGCGTGGTCGGCGGCCGGAAGGCCCATTGGAGCGCCCACGGCATCTACGACCCGGTGGAGCCCGGCCTGCCGATCTTCGACGTGGGCAGCGCCTACGTCTACGACGGCTTCTGGCCCGGCCGCGACGAGCGCGGCCCGCGCTTCCGCCTGCGCTCCGAGGAGGAGCGCCGCGCCTTTTGCCGCGAGGACTTCCGCGTGAGCCTGGAGCGCATGCGGGAGATCAACGGCGGCGGGCCGCAGCTCTTCTGTTGGCCCTGGGGCCAGTTCGACGCCGTGAGCGAGGAGGAACTCAAGCGCGCGGGCTTCGACGGGGCCTTCAGCCTGGAGCGCGGGCCCAACGCCCGGGGCACGGACCCCTTCCGGCTCAAGCGCATCGGCGTGAGCGCGCGCAAGAGCGGGGCCTGGGTCCGGGCCCGGCTGGCCATGTACGGCACGACCCCGGGCGCGCGGGTCTTCTTCAAGTTCTTCCGCAAGCGGCCCGAACCGCGCACGGTCCTGCTGGCCACGGACTCGACGAAGCTCTCCGGCGGCAGCCGCCAGTTGGTAAACAACGCCGAGGCCCTGCGCGAGATGGGCCTGACCGTGCTGGCGGCGGTGCCCGAGGCCTCGGCCCTGGCCTCGGAACTGCGCCGGGCCGGGGTGCCGGTGCTGCCCTGGGACCGCTTCCGCGACCCGCGGGCCACGGCCGGGTTCTTCCGCACCGTTTCCCGGGAGCAGGGCCTGGACGTGCTGCACGTCTTCCACAACCACGCCTACAAGCCCGCCATCCTGGCCCGGCTGCTGGGCGCGCGCTACAAGCTCTTCCTGAACCGGGGCGTGATCTTCAAGCCCAACCTCCTGGCCGGACTCTGGGCCCGCCTCTCCAGCGGCTTCATCTGCAACTCGTTGGAGTGCGCCCGGGTGCTGCGCCGCCACGGCGTGGCCAAGGGCCGCCTGAACGTGGTCTACAACTCCTTTCTCTTCGACGGCCCGCCGCCCGGGGAAGTGCCCCAGCGGCGCAAGCGCGGCCTGCGCGTGATCTACGTAGGCAACGAGGCCCCGGCCAAGGGCTTCGACGTCTTCGTGGCCAGCATCGCCGCGCTCCAGGCCTCGGGCCTGGCCAAGGACATGGAGTTCGTGGCCTGCGGCACGCGTCCGGCCGAGGCCGTGCTGCCCGGGCTGCCGCCCGGCGTGGCCGAGCGCCTGCGCCTCACCGGGGCCATTCCGCACGGCGAGGTGCTGCGCGAGTTGGCCGCCGCCGACGTCCTGGCCCTGACCTCGCGCCAGGAGAGCCTGCCCAACGTGCTCCTGGAGGCCTTCATGGCCGGGCTGCCCGTGGTCTGCACCTCGGTGGGCGGCATCCCGGAACTGGTGCGCCACGAGGTCAACGGCCTGCTCTGCCAGTCCGAGGACAGCCTGGGCCTGGCCGAGGCCTACTACGTCCTGGCCGGGGACCCGGCCGCCCGGCTGCGCATGGGCCGCATCAACCGCCGCATCGTCACCGGGCTCCTGGACAACCGGACCAAGGGCCGCAACCTCGTGCGGGTCTATTCCGGCGAACGCCTTTACGCCCCCCTGCCCATCGACGAACTGGCCGCCTCCGTGCCCATGCCGGAGGCCGGGGAGGCCGGATGCCCGGGCCACGAGACGGACTGA
- a CDS encoding glycosyltransferase family 2 protein → MPGPRDGLTAFWRGLAPGLRDRLLLGSCGQRHLLDAARAALALGSPVAPALVLASLAEGPLDGGLAAEILAAPDLLAALPGAVRPLLASLSTGWKRPEDVAGYEELAAGRDLAALRRFLDSRLDRGPSLFWLNQSASLALFENDQDWLAASLARPLPSALAPALEALRGQAAFLRGDFAAADRHYAAALVLGPSILMRRGLCRRALGDEPGAVRLFLACLEAAPWHATAALLASEPPLPASAPIPGSLAVLLYSWNKAAELDATLAALFASDLGGARVIALDNGSTDATAEVLSAWAGRSGGRLARVDLPVNVGAAAARNWLAALPEVRAADFALYVDDDAEVPPNWLGLLGAAVTRWPEASVWGCRVVDHAGPWRIQAADLHPVLPEPPDPQRPEEFRFSDLHIQDLDMGQFTYARPCVSVTGCCHLFRSATLARSGGFSLHLSPSQYDDVEHDLRLARAGGFAVYQGRLAVRHRKRTGAAGRTSRAEHGNALGNKFKMQAMHPRAGMEAVVRADRDRLLEDLLARLAALPAPDKEHS, encoded by the coding sequence ATGCCCGGGCCACGAGACGGACTGACCGCCTTCTGGCGCGGCCTGGCCCCCGGGCTGCGGGACCGCCTGCTGCTGGGCTCCTGCGGCCAGCGGCATCTCCTGGACGCGGCCCGCGCCGCCCTGGCCCTGGGCTCGCCCGTGGCCCCGGCCCTGGTCCTGGCGTCCCTGGCCGAGGGCCCGCTGGACGGCGGGCTGGCCGCCGAGATTCTCGCCGCGCCGGATCTCCTCGCCGCCCTGCCCGGGGCGGTCCGGCCTTTGTTGGCCTCCCTGTCCACGGGCTGGAAACGGCCGGAGGACGTCGCGGGCTACGAGGAACTGGCCGCCGGGCGCGACCTGGCGGCCCTGCGCCGGTTCCTGGATTCCCGCCTGGACCGCGGGCCGAGCCTGTTCTGGCTGAACCAATCCGCGTCCCTGGCCCTGTTCGAGAACGACCAGGACTGGCTGGCCGCGTCACTGGCCCGGCCCCTGCCGTCCGCCCTGGCTCCGGCCCTGGAGGCCCTGCGCGGACAGGCCGCCTTCCTGCGCGGGGACTTCGCGGCCGCCGACCGCCACTACGCCGCCGCCCTGGTCCTGGGGCCGTCGATCCTCATGCGCCGGGGGCTCTGCCGCCGGGCCCTGGGCGACGAGCCGGGCGCGGTCCGGCTTTTCCTGGCTTGCCTGGAGGCCGCGCCCTGGCACGCCACGGCCGCGCTCCTGGCCTCCGAGCCCCCGCTCCCGGCTTCGGCCCCGATTCCCGGTTCCCTGGCCGTGCTGCTCTATTCCTGGAACAAGGCCGCCGAGCTGGACGCCACCCTGGCCGCCCTGTTCGCCTCGGACCTGGGCGGAGCCCGCGTCATCGCCCTGGACAACGGCTCCACCGACGCCACGGCCGAGGTGCTCTCGGCCTGGGCCGGGCGGAGCGGCGGACGGTTGGCCCGCGTGGACCTGCCGGTGAACGTGGGCGCGGCCGCGGCCCGCAACTGGCTGGCCGCGCTGCCCGAGGTCCGGGCCGCCGACTTCGCCCTCTATGTGGACGACGACGCCGAGGTGCCGCCGAACTGGCTCGGGCTCCTGGGCGCGGCCGTGACCCGTTGGCCCGAGGCCTCGGTCTGGGGCTGTCGGGTAGTGGACCACGCCGGGCCCTGGCGCATCCAGGCCGCGGACCTGCACCCGGTCCTGCCCGAGCCACCGGACCCGCAACGGCCGGAGGAATTCCGCTTCTCGGACCTGCACATCCAGGACCTGGACATGGGCCAGTTCACCTACGCCCGGCCCTGCGTCTCGGTCACGGGCTGCTGCCATCTCTTCCGTTCCGCGACGCTGGCGCGTTCGGGCGGCTTTTCCCTGCACCTCTCGCCCTCGCAGTACGACGACGTGGAGCACGACCTGCGGCTTGCGCGCGCGGGCGGCTTCGCCGTATACCAGGGCCGCCTGGCCGTGCGGCACCGGAAGCGCACGGGCGCGGCCGGACGCACCAGCCGCGCCGAGCACGGCAACGCCCTGGGCAACAAATTCAAGATGCAGGCCATGCATCCCCGCGCCGGGATGGAGGCCGTGGTCCGCGCGGACCGCGACCGCCTCCTGGAGGACCTGCTGGCCCGGCTGGCCGCGCTTCCGGCCCCGGACAAGGAACATTCATGA
- a CDS encoding YkgJ family cysteine cluster protein → MTKDATEQFLDSLPELKPGETFRFACHPGVPCFNACCGDLNLMLTPYDTLRLRRGLGGLPSRLFVEKLAEISARADGFPTMRLRMEEGARKPCPFVRPEGCSIYADRPGACRTYPLGRATRPGEDGVLLEQFFVVREPHCRGFEQEGEWTAESWLKDQGLEPYNEANDRYMRLVADWRAAGRGLDSRRAGMVFLALYQPDDFQRFLRDMKMFERLEAEPGREERVMADEEAALDFGLDWLRLTLLGQAVNLRPRGA, encoded by the coding sequence ATGACCAAGGACGCCACCGAACAATTCCTGGACAGCCTGCCGGAACTCAAGCCCGGCGAGACCTTCCGCTTCGCCTGCCACCCCGGCGTGCCCTGCTTCAACGCCTGCTGCGGCGACCTGAACCTCATGCTCACGCCCTATGACACGCTGCGCCTGCGGCGCGGCCTGGGCGGGCTGCCCAGCCGCCTCTTCGTGGAGAAGCTGGCCGAGATTTCGGCCCGGGCCGACGGCTTCCCGACCATGCGCCTGCGCATGGAGGAGGGGGCCAGGAAGCCCTGCCCGTTCGTGCGGCCCGAGGGCTGCTCGATCTACGCCGACCGCCCCGGAGCCTGCCGCACCTATCCCCTGGGCCGCGCCACCCGGCCGGGCGAGGACGGCGTGCTGCTGGAGCAGTTCTTCGTGGTGCGCGAGCCGCACTGCCGGGGCTTCGAGCAGGAGGGCGAATGGACCGCCGAGTCCTGGCTCAAGGACCAGGGCCTGGAGCCCTACAACGAGGCCAACGACCGCTACATGCGCCTGGTGGCGGACTGGCGGGCGGCGGGGCGCGGCCTGGACTCCCGGCGCGCGGGCATGGTCTTCCTGGCCCTTTACCAGCCCGACGACTTCCAGCGCTTCCTGCGCGACATGAAGATGTTCGAGCGCCTGGAGGCCGAGCCCGGCCGCGAGGAGCGGGTCATGGCCGACGAGGAGGCCGCCCTCGACTTCGGCCTGGATTGGCTGCGCCTGACGCTGCTGGGCCAGGCCGTGAACCTGCGGCCGAGGGGAGCATGA
- the rfaE2 gene encoding D-glycero-beta-D-manno-heptose 1-phosphate adenylyltransferase — protein sequence MNTALAHAKVLGLDAFLARRRALPPDYRLVFTNGCFDLLHPGHVDLLARARALGDGLILGLNSDDSVRRLKGPERPVVSERERAFVLAGLASVDFVVVFGEDTPLELITAVRPQVLVKGGDWPVERIVGREVVQADGGGVHSLPLLPGYSTTALIERIRSGR from the coding sequence ATGAACACCGCCCTGGCCCACGCCAAGGTCCTCGGCCTGGACGCCTTCCTGGCCCGCAGGCGGGCGCTGCCCCCGGACTACCGGCTGGTCTTCACCAACGGCTGCTTCGACCTCCTGCACCCCGGCCACGTGGACCTTCTGGCCCGGGCCAGGGCCCTTGGCGACGGCCTGATCCTGGGGCTCAACTCCGACGACTCGGTGCGCCGTCTCAAGGGCCCGGAGCGGCCCGTGGTCTCCGAGCGCGAGCGGGCCTTCGTCCTGGCGGGCCTGGCCAGCGTGGACTTCGTGGTGGTCTTCGGCGAGGACACGCCCCTGGAGCTCATCACGGCGGTCCGGCCCCAGGTCCTGGTCAAGGGCGGGGACTGGCCCGTGGAGCGCATCGTGGGTCGGGAGGTGGTCCAGGCCGACGGCGGCGGCGTGCATTCCCTGCCGCTTCTGCCGGGCTACTCCACCACCGCCCTCATCGAGCGCATCCGCTCCGGCCGCTGA